From a region of the Arachis ipaensis cultivar K30076 chromosome B09, Araip1.1, whole genome shotgun sequence genome:
- the LOC107618573 gene encoding NADH dehydrogenase [ubiquinone] 1 alpha subcomplex subunit 2: MAWRGNLSKNIRELRFLMCQSSPASSSARTFVEKNYKELKTLNPKLPILIRECSGAEPQLWARFDFGVEKGIKLEGLSEAQISKALEDLVKAGEILKA; the protein is encoded by the exons ATGGCGTGGAGAGGAAATCTTTCAAAGAACATAAGGGAGCTTCGGTTTTTGATGTGCCAGTCATCACCTGCAAGCTCATCTGCAAG GACATTTGTGGAAAAGAATTATAAGGAACTGAAGACATTGAACCCAAAATTGCCAATACTGATTCGCGAATGCAGTGGAGCTGAACCCCAGTTATGGGCAAGATTTG ACTTTGGTGTTGAGAAAGGCATCAAATTGGAAGGCTTGTCTGAGGCACAGATCTCCAAGGCACTTGAAGATCTGGTGAAAGCCGGAGAGATTTTGAAAGCTTGA
- the LOC107615142 gene encoding transcriptional corepressor SEUSS-like: protein MQPTKEVASTAANLNMLNHQQQFLRGLPQQQQQLPMPQIPVQFQQQKNILPIYQSGVCAKKMQEFVHCQQRRPADNNIIFWKRFVAEFFAPNGKKSFCFSLYPRTKTRANFPLGGMKKCDICKKNPVNGYEVCFDVLPRLLMVKYESGLLEERLFTDIPCEFRDPSGYIVLVCKKARRESLFHKFHVVHEGSIRIVFSPYIKICSWEFCVTRHEVFISRRHLVPNVNQIGDAISKFRDFAANNNDNNNVAAEEFQESSSKLVAVTQELAKKLEVPMLDDYSGFAKSYVRCLQLSEVGNFMKDMIDFSIRNKIAPIESLAKFPKKLRIADHGEDQLQQQQQHQNRNHDLNNSGRNNGHTPGMQIGSSS from the coding sequence ATGCAACCCACTAAAGAAGTAGCTTCAACTGCTGCAAATCTCAACATGTTGAACCATCAACAACAATTCTTGAGGGGTTTgcctcaacaacaacaacaactgccAATGCCACAAATTCCAGTGCAATTCCAACAACAAAAAAACATTCTTCCAATCTATCAATCCGGAGTTTGTGCAAAAAAGATGCAAGAATTTGTCCATTGCCAGCAGCGCCGGCCGGCCGACAACAACATTATCTTCTGGAAGAGATTTGTGGCCGAGTTTTTCGCTCCGAATGGTAAGAAGAGCTTCTGTTTCTCCTTGTATCCAAGAACAAAAACCAGAGCCAATTTTCCCCTTGGTGGTATGAAAAAATGTGATATATGCAAGAAGAATCCTGTTAATGGCTATGAAGTGTGTTTTGATGTTCTTCCAAGGCTTTTAATGGTGAAATATGAAAGTGGACTATTGGAAGAGAGGCTTTTTACCGACATTCCCTGCGAATTCAGAGACCCTTCCGGCTACATTGTTCTGGTCTGCAAGAAAGCAAGAAGAGAAAGCTTGTTCCACAAGTTTCACGTCGTCCACGAAGGTTCCATTCGAATAGTCTTCTCCCCTTACATCAAGATATGTTCTTGGGAATTCTGCGTGACGCGCCACGAAGTGTTCATTAGCAGAAGGCATTTGGTTCCTAATGTGAATCAAATTGGCGATGCCATATCAAAGTTCCGGGATTTCGCAGCCAATAATAATGACAACAATAATGTTGCTGCTGAGGAGTTTCAAGAAAGTAGCAGTAAGTTGGTTGCAGTAACACAAGAATTGGCTAAGAAATTGGAAGTTCCAATGCTTGATGATTATTCGGGGTTTGCTAAGAGCTATGTTAGGTGCCTTCAATTATCAGAAGTTGGGAACTTCATGAAAGACATGATTGATTTCAGCATACGGAATAAGATTGCACCTATTGAGAGCTTGGCCAAATTCCCAAAGAAACTTAGAATTGCTGATCATGGTGAAGATCAATTGCAGCAACAACAGCAGCATCAAAACAGGAATCATGATTTGAATAATAGTGGTAGGAACAATGGACACACACCTGGTATGCAAATTGGTTCTTCTAGTTGA
- the LOC107618951 gene encoding RPM1-interacting protein 4, with protein MAQRSHVPKFGNWESGENVPYTAYFDKARKDRTGTKMINPNDPEENSDLSFYNSSSDQLPPAIPGTDSEHPSGKGSKTSTHELQKSKEDSDAKPFVDSPARQASQGVGSADNRRRPSRQSTGSEYSIERSPLHRQARAPGKDSPSWEGKNSYDSSHGTPGRSRLRPANRGDETPDKGAAVPKFGEWDVSNPASADGYTHIFNQVREERQGGAGVTPGTPNQRPHFIKNQPSNDKAQCCCFWWSNK; from the exons ATGGCA CAACGATCGCATGTACCAAAATTTGGCAATTGGGAAAGTGGAGAAAATGTTCCATATACAGCTTATTTTGACAAGGCTCGGAAAGATCGAACTGGCACGAAGATGATAAATCCGAATGACCCTGAGGAGAATTCGGATTTATCATTTTATAATTCATCATCTGATCAGCTACCTCCGGCCATACCCGGAACTGATTCAGAGCATCCATCTGGAAAGGGATCTAAGACATCCACACATGAGTTACAGAAGAGCAAGGAAGACAGTGATGCTAAGCCTTTTGTTGACTCTCCTGCTCGTCAAGCAAGCCAGGGAGTAGGTTCTGCCGATAACCGAAGAAGACCTTCTAGACAAAGTACTGGTTCTGAGTACAGCATCGAACGTTCTCCCCTTCATCGTCAGGCTAGAGCCCCTGGAAAGGATAGTCCATCATGGGAAGGAAAGAATTCCTATGATAGCAGCCATGGAACACCAGGAAGATCCCGGTTAAGACCAGCTAATCGGGGCGATGAGACT CCTGACAAAGGAGCAGCTGTTCCGAAGTTCGGCGAGTGGGATGTTAGTAACCCTGCATCGGCTGATGGCTACACTCACATTTTCAACCAAGTGAGGGAGGAGAGACAGGGTGGAGCTGGAGTTACGCCAGGCACACCTAATCAAAGACCACACTTTATCAAGAACCAACCTAGCAATGACAAAGCACAG TGTTGCTGCTTTTGGTGGAGCAACAAATGA